One Methylocaldum marinum DNA window includes the following coding sequences:
- a CDS encoding FecR domain-containing protein, whose amino-acid sequence MIAVLLVSRPGIAATCEQWAAQLVSAQGQVEIQSSGKPSWTPVEDEQTFCPGDRIRTLVRSRASLLLPNQTYIALDQHTVVVFSDVKAEAPSWLELLAGALYARSRTPKPLDIRTPFINAAIKGTEFLIKAGPEGGQVTVFEGEVETSNTKGQVVLKDGQTAVAALGEAPRLALDLRPEDSVQWALYFPPLVDYAALQARVRDPHVAEALRLYADGDIVEALAVLDRVPDARRDVDFAALYAGLLLSVGRVDEAEPLLAAQARGAKAPAAIDALRAVIALARNRKPEALDLANTAVQTDPAAASGWMAQSYARQAAFDLEGALASIDRAAALDRGDALVEARRAELLAGLGRWSDARKAAEHAVRINPRHPRAHVVLGFVELMDGDASEALASFGKGAELDSADPLARFGSGLALVRKGELKEGTAAIETAASLDPGDALIRSYLGKAYYEQKRNAVAEKQFDLAKTFDPKDPTPWFYEAIKKQTENRPVEAFKELQRAIELNDNRAVYRSKLALDDDLAARSAALGRIYTDLGFGQRAVVEGWRSLSVEPGNYSAHRLLADSYSSLPRHEIARASEVLQSQLLQPINTTPIQPHLAEGRLLIPDGAGPSRLSFNEFNPMFTRDRFSFQASGIAGSNDTFGEELVHSGLWDNFSYSLGQFHYETNGFRKNNDLRQDIYNVFAQGMVSPNLSIQAEYRHRHLEHGDLLFYGNLETFDDSFRREVTTDSIRTGLHYSPTVNSDVILSAKYLDSLRNHVDENGSYTASQRGFAGEAQYIYRRDPFDLILGGGRRDISADLSDPFSAKEIAYDIRHGNAYLYSHVRFPSTMIWTLGISYDLSRNQWIGDYDQVNPKLGLIWEVTPDTILRLAAFRTFDRGIDEEDSTIEPTQIAGFNQFFDGVAATDARRYGIGLDHKFSSSLMVGLEASLRDEIVLVPRRVSLATSNFISQREEILYRAYNHWAINDYFAASLEYQFDTYAIDTLTIYKNHIIPLSLSYFHPSGLSSTVTVTYVNQEAFEGNVEFLKNHDDNQFALLDFSLKYRLPYRYGTAAFVVKNLLDQRFDFLGQNAFSFRTRRLEETPLFIPERTMFFQLTLAF is encoded by the coding sequence ATGATCGCCGTACTCCTCGTGAGCCGTCCCGGTATCGCGGCCACCTGCGAACAATGGGCCGCCCAGCTGGTTTCGGCACAGGGCCAGGTCGAGATCCAGTCCTCGGGGAAACCGTCATGGACGCCGGTGGAAGACGAACAAACCTTCTGCCCCGGTGACCGAATCCGAACCCTGGTTCGCAGCCGCGCATCGCTGCTCCTGCCGAATCAAACCTACATCGCGCTCGATCAGCACACCGTCGTGGTTTTTTCCGATGTGAAGGCGGAAGCGCCGTCCTGGCTCGAACTGCTCGCCGGCGCCCTGTACGCCCGCAGCCGGACGCCCAAGCCGCTCGACATCCGAACCCCGTTCATCAACGCCGCCATCAAGGGCACCGAGTTCCTCATCAAGGCGGGACCCGAGGGCGGCCAGGTCACGGTCTTCGAAGGCGAGGTCGAGACCTCCAATACTAAGGGACAGGTCGTGCTCAAGGACGGCCAGACCGCCGTGGCCGCCCTCGGCGAGGCGCCGCGCCTGGCCCTGGATCTGCGGCCGGAAGACAGTGTCCAGTGGGCGCTTTATTTCCCGCCGCTGGTGGATTACGCCGCCCTGCAGGCGCGCGTGCGCGACCCGCACGTCGCCGAAGCCCTCCGCCTTTATGCCGACGGCGACATCGTCGAAGCCCTGGCCGTGCTCGATCGCGTGCCGGACGCGCGCCGCGATGTCGATTTCGCCGCCCTCTACGCCGGCCTGCTCCTGAGCGTGGGCCGGGTGGACGAAGCGGAACCGCTGCTGGCCGCCCAGGCCCGGGGGGCGAAAGCGCCTGCCGCCATCGACGCCTTGCGCGCGGTCATCGCCCTCGCCCGCAACCGGAAGCCGGAAGCGCTCGACCTCGCGAATACGGCGGTGCAAACCGACCCCGCTGCGGCTTCGGGCTGGATGGCGCAATCCTATGCACGCCAGGCCGCATTCGATCTCGAAGGCGCGCTGGCCAGCATCGACCGCGCGGCCGCGCTCGATCGCGGCGATGCCCTGGTCGAAGCCCGCCGGGCCGAGCTCCTGGCCGGCCTGGGGCGCTGGTCCGATGCACGCAAGGCCGCCGAGCATGCGGTCCGGATCAACCCGCGCCATCCCCGCGCCCATGTCGTCTTGGGCTTCGTCGAACTCATGGACGGGGATGCCTCCGAAGCGCTGGCGAGCTTCGGGAAAGGCGCCGAGCTCGATTCCGCCGATCCCCTGGCCCGCTTCGGCTCGGGGCTGGCTCTGGTGCGCAAGGGCGAGCTGAAGGAGGGTACGGCGGCGATCGAGACCGCCGCCAGCCTCGACCCCGGCGACGCCCTGATCCGCAGCTATCTCGGCAAGGCTTATTACGAGCAGAAACGCAACGCAGTCGCCGAAAAGCAGTTCGACCTCGCCAAGACCTTCGATCCCAAGGACCCCACGCCCTGGTTCTACGAAGCGATCAAGAAGCAGACCGAAAACCGGCCGGTGGAAGCGTTCAAGGAACTGCAACGCGCGATCGAGCTGAACGACAACCGCGCGGTCTACCGTTCCAAGCTCGCTCTGGACGACGACCTCGCCGCCCGCAGCGCCGCCCTGGGACGCATCTACACCGATCTCGGCTTCGGCCAGCGCGCCGTGGTCGAAGGCTGGCGCTCGCTCAGCGTCGAGCCGGGCAATTATTCCGCGCACCGGCTGTTGGCCGATTCCTACTCGTCCCTGCCGCGGCACGAGATCGCCCGCGCTAGCGAAGTGCTGCAATCGCAGTTACTGCAGCCGATCAACACCACCCCGATACAGCCCCACCTAGCAGAAGGCCGGCTGCTGATTCCGGACGGCGCGGGGCCGTCGCGGCTTTCGTTCAACGAGTTCAACCCCATGTTCACCCGCGACCGCTTCAGCTTCCAGGCCTCCGGCATTGCGGGCAGCAACGACACCTTCGGGGAAGAGCTGGTGCATTCCGGGCTCTGGGACAACTTCTCCTACAGCCTTGGCCAGTTCCATTACGAGACCAACGGCTTCCGCAAGAACAACGACTTGCGCCAGGATATTTATAACGTCTTCGCCCAGGGCATGGTCAGCCCTAACTTGAGCATTCAGGCCGAATACCGGCACCGACATTTGGAGCATGGGGATTTGCTGTTCTACGGCAACCTGGAGACTTTCGACGATAGCTTTCGGCGCGAGGTAACCACCGACAGCATTAGGACCGGCCTTCATTATTCGCCCACTGTAAATTCCGACGTCATTCTGTCGGCCAAGTACCTGGATTCTCTTCGGAATCACGTCGATGAAAACGGATCATACACCGCTAGTCAGCGCGGCTTCGCGGGCGAAGCCCAATATATCTACCGGCGCGACCCCTTCGATCTGATCTTGGGCGGTGGCCGCCGCGACATTTCGGCTGATTTGTCAGATCCTTTCTCTGCCAAAGAGATTGCTTACGACATCCGCCACGGCAACGCTTATCTCTATTCCCATGTCCGCTTTCCGAGCACCATGATCTGGACGCTTGGGATCAGCTACGACTTGTCCCGTAATCAATGGATCGGCGATTACGACCAGGTCAACCCAAAACTCGGGCTGATCTGGGAGGTTACGCCCGATACAATCTTACGTCTCGCTGCATTCCGCACCTTTGATAGGGGTATCGACGAGGAGGACTCGACTATCGAGCCGACTCAGATCGCTGGGTTTAACCAATTCTTTGATGGCGTTGCCGCCACGGATGCTAGGCGTTACGGCATCGGTCTGGATCACAAGTTTTCGTCCAGTCTCATGGTCGGCTTGGAAGCATCGTTGCGCGACGAAATTGTGCTTGTCCCGCGGCGCGTCAGTTTAGCTACGTCCAACTTTATCTCGCAACGGGAAGAAATACTCTATCGTGCTTACAACCACTGGGCAATTAACGATTACTTCGCTGCAAGCCTGGAATATCAGTTCGATACCTACGCAATCGACACTTTGACCATCTATAAGAACCATATCATCCCGCTCAGTTTGAGCTACTTCCATCCCTCCGGCCTGTCTAGTACCGTCACAGTGACCTATGTCAATCAGGAAGCCTTCGAAGGGAATGTCGAGTTTTTGAAAAATCACGATGACAATCAGTTCGCGCTACTCGATTTTTCCCTGAAATATCGTTTACCCTATCGTTACGGCACGGCGGCATTTGTAGTAAAAAACCTGTTGGATCAGCGATTCGATTTTTTGGGCCAGAACGCCTTCAGCTTTCGAACGAGGCGCTTGGAAGAAACGCCTTTATTTATTCCGGAAAGGACGATGTTTTTTCAACTCACACTGGCATTTTGA